Within the Spirochaetota bacterium genome, the region GCCAACCTCCGGGAGCACTGCTCCTGGGTCCATGAAAAGAACGAAGCCACGACCGTCAAGGCCATCGACCTGGTCCGGAAGATGGTGGAGAAGGTCAAGAAGAACCAGCCCCTCTATTCCATCAAGGTGCCGGTCACCAAGACGGCACTCGTCATCGGCGGCGGCATCGCCGGCATCCAGGCGGCGCTGGACATCGCCAACGCCGGCCACAAGGTGGTCATGGTCGAGCGCTCACCGTCGATCGGCGGCCACATGTCCCAGCTCTCCGAGACCTTCCCGACCCTGGACTGCTCCCAGTGCATCCTGACGCCGCGGATGGTCGAGGTGGCTCAGCATCCGAACATCACCCTCCACACCTATTCCGAGGTCGAGAGCATGGAGGGTTTCATCGGCAATTTTAAAGTGAAGATACGCAAGAAGGCTCGCTGCATCGACGAGAAGCTCTGCACCGGCTGCGGCCTCTGCACGACGAAATGCCCCACCAAGAAGATACCGAGCGAATTCAACGAGGGCCTGGGAATGCGGTCCGCCATATATGTCCCCTTTCCCCAGGCGGTTCCGAACAAGCCCGTCATCGACAAGACCCAGTGCACCTTTTTCCTGAAGGGAAAATGCAAGGTCTGCGAAAAGGTGTGCCCCACCAAGGCGATCCGCTACGACCAGGAGGACCAGATCCTCGACGTGGAAATCGGCGCCATCGTGCTGGCCACCGGCTTCAACGTCCTCGGCACCGATTACTTCCCCGAATACGGGTACGGCAAATATAAAGATGTCATCAATGGCCTGCAGTTCGAGCGTATCGCGTCCGCATCCGGCCCGACCTCCGGGGCGATGAAGCGGCCGTCCGACGGGAAAGAGCCGGAAACCATCGTGTTCGTGGCCTGCGCCGGCTCCCGGGACGAGGCCAAGGGCCTCCCCTACTGCTCGAAGATATGCTGCATGTACACGGCGAAGCACGCCATGCTCTACAAGCACAAGGTGCATCACGGCAACGCCTACGTCTTCTACATGGACATCCGCTCCGGCGGCAAGATGTACGATGAGTTCGTGCGCCGCGCGATAGAAGAAGACGACGTAAAATATATCCGCGGCCGCGTTTCCAAGATATACGAGGAAGACGGCAAGCTCATCGTGATGGGCGCGGACACGCTCCTGGGCCACACGCCGGTCGAGATCAAGGCCGATCTGGTGGTCCTGGCCACCGCCGGGGTCGCCAACGACGGCGCCGAAGAGCTGGCGCAGAAGCTCCACGTGAGCTACGACCCGTACCATTTCTTCGCCGAGGCGCACCCGAAGCTGCGGCCGGTGGAGACCAACACCGCGGGCATCTTCCTGACCGGCGCCTGCCAGGCGCCCCGGGACATTCCCGAAACCGTCGCCCAGTCGTCCGGCGCGGCGAGCAAGGTGGCCGCGTT harbors:
- a CDS encoding CoB--CoM heterodisulfide reductase iron-sulfur subunit A family protein, giving the protein MSRIGVFICHCGENISATVDCARVAETLSHVPGVVHSVDYKYMCSDPGQNMIKEAIKEKKLDGVVVSACSPHMHEPTFRRACAEAGLNPFLCEMANLREHCSWVHEKNEATTVKAIDLVRKMVEKVKKNQPLYSIKVPVTKTALVIGGGIAGIQAALDIANAGHKVVMVERSPSIGGHMSQLSETFPTLDCSQCILTPRMVEVAQHPNITLHTYSEVESMEGFIGNFKVKIRKKARCIDEKLCTGCGLCTTKCPTKKIPSEFNEGLGMRSAIYVPFPQAVPNKPVIDKTQCTFFLKGKCKVCEKVCPTKAIRYDQEDQILDVEIGAIVLATGFNVLGTDYFPEYGYGKYKDVINGLQFERIASASGPTSGAMKRPSDGKEPETIVFVACAGSRDEAKGLPYCSKICCMYTAKHAMLYKHKVHHGNAYVFYMDIRSGGKMYDEFVRRAIEEDDVKYIRGRVSKIYEEDGKLIVMGADTLLGHTPVEIKADLVVLATAGVANDGAEELAQKLHVSYDPYHFFAEAHPKLRPVETNTAGIFLTGACQAPRDIPETVAQSSGAASKVAALFSQDELTREPIIAVVNRTAPPLYSTCTGCALCVPACPYQAIEMEEIKNRDGKVVKRAAKVNPGLCQGCGTCVALCRVKAIDIQGFSNEQIFAELMAL